In the Plasmodium yoelii strain 17X genome assembly, chromosome: 3 genome, one interval contains:
- a CDS encoding PIR protein gives MNKDVCKTLQDVKKWFFDELGSNGDYQLINVEDLKKHCISKCDNNFDKINAVCLYLLDQFYKHEGLLPSPSKSNPNIVDNIFIWLSYMLSLDKTINYDGIKYFYKNYIEKRNTYNTKIDDLIVYDTYKELIDTRKYLLNMDSNIVSKFYEALISLCNLYNELDYDNTDCKKYLDDNSDFFKKYQELEKNTSITGNDSYNELLTTLLTDYNDFKKECNHILSSLSTEKKDKAGLTPGLISGQDSGLDLGLYYGQESEPNSESSSEATSSSSSITSKLIPVLLILGTIPIFLGIAYKYSLFGFRKRVQKHLREKLKK, from the exons acgtg tgtaaaaCGTTACAGGATGTAAAGAAATGGTTTTTTGATGAATTGGGCAGTAATGGTGACTATCAACTTATAAATGTTGAAGATCTCAAAAAGCATTGTATTAGTAAATGTGATAATaatttcgataaaattaatgctgtatgtttatatttgttggatCAATTCTATAAGCATGAGGGTTTGTTACCCTCTCCTTCAAAAAGTAACCCCAATATTGttgataacatttttatatggttaagttatatgttaagcCTTGATAAAACTATTAATTACGACGGTAtaaagtatttttataaaaattacataGAGAAACGTAATACGTATAATACGAAAATAGATGACTTAATTGTTTATGATACTTATAAGGAACTTATAGATACTAGAAAGTATTTGTTGAATATGGATAGTAATATtgtatctaaattttatgaagcaCTTATATCATTATGTAACTTGTATAATGAACTTGATTATGACAATACAGATTGCAAGAAATATTTGGATGATAATAgtgatttttttaaaaaatatcaagaACTTGAGAAAAATACTAGTATTACTGGAAATGATTCATATAATGAACTATTGACCACTTTATTAACTGATTataatgattttaaaaagGAATGTAACCATATTTTATCCTCTCTATCGacagaaaaaaaagataagGCTGGACTAACTCCTGGACTAATTTCTGGACAAGATTCTGGACTAGATTTGGGATTATATTATGGACAAGAATCTGAACCCAATTCTGAATCGAGTTCTGAAGctacatcatcaagttcgtcgataacaagcaaattaattccagttTTATTGATACTTGGTACAATACCAATTTTTTTGGGAAttgcttataag tattcattatttggatttcggaaaagagttcaaaaacatttaagagaaaagctaaaaaaataa
- a CDS encoding PIR protein: MDYRLCGRFDKLRNYFPDELNKPTKNDIHILGNIKNYCSNGESEETGCKTDLDKINGGCLWLFEQNIINNIDSLSEDKFKIIIIYIMMWLNYMINLKKDGEINNLNDFYTKYIETNMYYTNCKKDDKDCNSTLNDKTGYDSFKEFIEKNRYLLNISFDDVSKFYAAFKSLCNLYTELDSNDTKCKKCLESAKEFVKKYDELNVSDIAEYSPYYQILSILSKDYSNFKIYCKDNQVDCNDIPLLSPINTTKKKLQSSELNFEDTSSSSPITNKLIPVLSIFGAISIFLGISYKYSLFGFRKRFQKQKLREQIKK; encoded by the exons atgGATTATCGCCtg tgtggaAGGTTTGATAAATTGAGAAATTATTTCCCCGATGAATTAAACAAACCTACAAAGAATGATATTCATATTTTAGGGAATATTAAGAATTATTGCTCTAATGGAGAATCAGAGGAAACAGGATGTAAGACTGATctcgataaaataaatggtgGATGTCTATGGTTGTTCGagcaaaatattattaataatattgacAGCTTAAGTGAggataaatttaaaattattattatatacattatgatgtggttaaattatatgataaaCCTAAAGAAAGATGGCGAAATCAACAACctaaatgatttttatactaaatatatagaaaccAATATGTATTATACTAATTGTAAAAAAGATGATAAAGATTGTAATAGTAcattaaatgataaaacGGGATATGATAGTTTTAAGGAGTTCATAGAAAAAAACAGATATTTGTTGAATATTAGTTTTGATGAtgtgtctaaattttatgctgcatttaaatcattgtGTAATCTGTATACCGAACTTGATTCAAATGACACCAAATGTAAGAAATGTTTAGAAAGTGCTAaagaatttgttaaaaaatatgatgaactTAATGTTTCTGATATTGCTGAATACAGTCCTTATTATCAAATATTGTCTATATTATcaaaggattatagtaattttaaaatttattgtaAAGATAATCAAGTTGATTGTAACGATATACCGCTCCTTTCACCGATAAAcacaacaaaaaaaaaattacaaagtTCTGAACTGAATTTTGAAGatacatcatcaagttcgccgataacaaacaaattaattccagttttatctatatttggtgcaatatcaatttttttgggaatttcttataag tattcgttatttggatttcggaaacgatttcaaaaacaaaaattaagagaacaaataaaaaaataa
- a CDS encoding PIR protein gives MNRQVCKWFKSLWFHFPDELKNDENYNFVYGDQTFKRYCTNNSCDNNLEKINAACLYLFNAFFVDYNSFKDNAKNNIDVVYYIIIWLSYMLSLKENGINKLNDFYTKHIETNMHYKNKIYGVSAYNCYKEIIDQKRDLLDINNNIISNFYKAFKSLYEMYYAFDGSTSNCTKCLNKANQFVEEYKELNENSNNTDNSPYRKILSTLSSDYNNLKNECKNAQDINFPNLPEIKTTQPSVECSDDNSAQKSEQTVKSSEEKSEQTVKSSEETSEQIVQSSDFTSSSSSIVSKVIPVLSIFAAIPIFLGISYKYSLFGFRKRSQKHLRKKLKK, from the exons atgaatagaCAAGtg tgtaaaTGGTTCAAATCTCTATGGTTTCATTTTCCCGATGAATtgaaaaatgatgaaaactataattttgtatatggTGATCAAACTTTCAAAAGGTATTGTACTAATAATAGTTGTGATAACAAtcttgaaaaaattaatgctgcatgtttatatttgtttaatgCATTCTTTGTGGATTATAATTCGTTTAAAGATaatgcaaaaaataatatcgaTGTTGTTtattacattattatatggttaagttatatgttaagcCTAAAAGAAAATGGAATCAATAAATTAAACGACTTCTATACTAAGCATATAGAAACAAATATGcactataaaaataaaatatatggtgTTAGTGCTTATAATTGttataaagaaataatagATCAAAAAAGAGATTTGttggatataaataataatattatatctaatttttataaagcatttaaatcattatatgAAATGTATTATGCATTTGATGGAAGCACATCAAATTGCACAAAATGCTTGAATAAAGCTAATCAATTTGTTGAAGAATATAAAGAACTTAATGAAAATTCGAATAATACTGATAACAGTccatatagaaaaatattgtctacattatcatctgattataataatttaaaaaatgaatgtaaAAATGCTCAAGACATCAATTTTCCAAACCTTCCAGAGATAAAAACAACACAACCTTCAGTAGAATGTTCTGATGATAATTCTGCACAAAAATCTGAACAAACTGTAAAAAGTTCTGAAGAAAAGTCTGAACAAACTGTAAAAAGTTCTGAAGAAACGTCTGAACAAATTGTACAAAGTTCTGATTttacatcatcaagttcgtcgatagtAAGCAAAGTAAttccagttttatcgatatttgctGCAATACCTatttttttgggaatttcttataag tattcgttatttggatttcggaaacgatctcaaaaacatttaagaaaaaagctaaaaaaataa